A window of Candidatus Jettenia caeni contains these coding sequences:
- a CDS encoding oxidoreductase, translating into MKQVLIRQGQVVVEEIPVPQVESGTVLVRVNYSCISIGTEMSGIKASGLPLWKKALKQPENVKKALQMVVTQGLAHTRNLVDSKLSAGQPTGYSASGIVIEAGSGIDDLRPGDRVACAGAQCAHHAEFIRVPGNLTVPVPENVDLALASTVTLGAIALQGVRRASPTLGETFVVLGLGILGQLIVQLLKANGCRVIGTDLDRERVNLANKLGMDIGIHPDEGNDIEAVARFTDGIGSDGVIIAASTSSDKVISTAFQMCRKKGRVVLVGDVGLNLTRADFYQKELDFFISTSYGPGRYDFLYEEKGLDYPVPYVRWTENRNMSEYLRLISDRKVKVDPLIAATYSIEQAGEAYESLKAEGAKPLMILLSYPKSKEDTTPIRTVPNPTATPAGSHQIRIAIAGAGDFARGMHLPNLQALSSSYHIQAIMSRTGHNAVATAKQFNVNYATTDYQQILDDPEIDAVLIATRHNLHAIMALKAIQAGKHVLLEKPLALTRDELKEIENFYLSSTGHLLPVLMTGFNRRFSCHIRRIYEIIKNRSNPMILNYRMNAGYIPFNHWVHTEEGGGRNLGEACHIYDLFTYLTESKVTSVSAKAIKPAHNYYRCKDNFIATITFEEGSVATLTYTALGSKEYPKEQLDIFVDGKVLSLNDYKELTITGSKVKGTETKRIDKGQKDELEAFALAIQKGGEWPIPLWQQVQATNIAFLVEDEIGSCFLQG; encoded by the coding sequence TAACACAGGGGCTTGCCCATACCCGTAACCTGGTTGATAGTAAACTCTCCGCAGGCCAGCCGACAGGGTATTCTGCTTCCGGTATTGTAATAGAAGCAGGCAGTGGAATTGATGATTTGCGGCCGGGTGACCGGGTTGCATGTGCCGGGGCTCAGTGTGCCCATCATGCGGAGTTCATCCGTGTTCCGGGAAATTTGACAGTTCCTGTACCGGAAAATGTAGATCTTGCTTTAGCGAGTACTGTTACCCTGGGAGCTATAGCCCTTCAGGGAGTACGCCGTGCCAGTCCGACATTGGGTGAAACATTCGTTGTTCTTGGTTTAGGTATTTTGGGGCAGCTTATTGTTCAGTTGCTCAAGGCCAATGGTTGCAGGGTTATAGGAACCGATCTTGATAGGGAACGTGTTAATCTGGCTAATAAGCTCGGTATGGATATAGGGATTCATCCTGACGAGGGCAATGATATTGAAGCGGTTGCGCGTTTCACTGATGGTATCGGCTCTGATGGTGTGATTATAGCGGCCTCTACATCTTCCGATAAAGTCATTTCAACAGCTTTTCAGATGTGCCGTAAAAAGGGACGCGTTGTATTAGTTGGCGACGTAGGACTAAACCTTACTCGGGCTGATTTTTATCAAAAAGAACTGGATTTTTTCATCTCAACTTCCTATGGGCCGGGTCGCTATGATTTTCTCTATGAGGAAAAAGGTTTAGACTATCCTGTGCCTTATGTACGCTGGACTGAGAATCGCAATATGTCGGAGTATCTCAGGTTGATTTCTGATAGAAAAGTCAAGGTAGATCCTCTCATTGCGGCTACTTATTCTATAGAACAGGCTGGGGAAGCTTATGAATCTCTAAAAGCTGAAGGGGCAAAGCCTCTTATGATACTGCTTTCCTATCCAAAATCAAAAGAAGATACTACTCCCATCCGTACTGTTCCAAATCCAACAGCAACTCCTGCAGGATCTCATCAGATCCGGATAGCAATTGCGGGGGCCGGTGATTTTGCCAGAGGTATGCACCTTCCCAATCTCCAGGCGCTATCAAGCTCTTACCATATACAGGCAATTATGAGCCGGACAGGCCATAACGCAGTCGCTACTGCAAAACAGTTTAATGTCAACTATGCTACTACGGATTATCAACAGATTCTTGATGATCCGGAGATTGATGCTGTTTTAATTGCTACCCGGCATAATCTTCATGCCATAATGGCTTTGAAGGCAATCCAGGCAGGCAAGCATGTGCTGCTAGAAAAGCCATTGGCGCTTACCAGGGACGAGCTAAAAGAAATCGAAAATTTCTATTTGTCATCTACCGGCCATCTCCTGCCGGTTTTAATGACGGGTTTTAATCGCCGTTTTTCCTGTCATATCCGCCGCATCTATGAAATAATCAAAAACCGGAGCAACCCGATGATATTGAATTACCGGATGAATGCAGGGTATATTCCTTTTAATCACTGGGTTCATACGGAAGAGGGTGGTGGCCGTAATTTAGGCGAGGCTTGCCATATTTATGATCTTTTTACCTATTTAACAGAAAGCAAAGTTACATCAGTGAGCGCAAAAGCCATCAAGCCTGCTCATAATTATTACCGTTGCAAGGATAATTTTATTGCAACAATAACCTTTGAAGAAGGCTCTGTTGCTACACTTACCTATACAGCTCTTGGAAGCAAAGAATATCCGAAAGAACAACTCGATATTTTTGTTGATGGAAAAGTTTTATCTCTCAATGATTACAAGGAACTTACGATAACTGGCTCTAAAGTGAAAGGAACTGAGACCAAAAGAATCGACAAGGGACAGAAAGATGAGCTTGAGGCCTTCGCCCTTGCTATTCAAAAAGGAGGAGAATGGCCTATTCCTCTCTGGCAGCAGGTGCAGGCAACAAACATAGCCTTTTTGGTAGAAGATGAGATTGGGAGTTGCTTTCTGCAAGGCTAA